One window of Candidatus Neptunochlamydia vexilliferae genomic DNA carries:
- the sctN gene encoding type III secretion system ATPase SctN: MAQGPDFDKLMGQLEDIELTTVHGRITEIVGMLIRAIVPNVKMGEVCLIKREGEPLIAEVVGFTKEEVFLSPLGEMTGVGPSSEVIPTRLPLHIKVGPNLLGRVLDGMGNPLDEDTKGPLVVEETYSVINPPPDPLEREMISEPISVGIRAIDGVLTCGRGQRVGIFAAAGGGKSTTLGMMARYAQADVNVISLIGERGREVREFIEHDLGEEGLARSVIVVSTSDQAAQLRLNAAYVGTSIAEYFRDQGKTVILMMDSVTRFARALREVGLAAGEPPARAGYTPSVFATLPRLLERSGNSSKGSITAFYTILVAGDDMNEPVADEVRSILDGHIILSSELARQYHYPAIDILASVSRIISNITSEEHRKLIGQVREVLANYKKNELLIRIGEYKPGSDKDADFAIKYIDKVNRFLKQKVDEECTFEETLEQLGALFR; the protein is encoded by the coding sequence ATGGCACAAGGTCCTGATTTCGACAAACTCATGGGGCAGCTCGAAGATATTGAGCTGACAACGGTTCATGGACGGATCACCGAGATCGTCGGGATGCTTATCCGAGCGATTGTTCCCAATGTGAAGATGGGTGAGGTCTGTCTGATCAAGCGGGAGGGAGAACCCCTCATCGCTGAGGTCGTCGGCTTTACCAAGGAAGAGGTTTTCCTCTCTCCTCTTGGGGAGATGACCGGTGTTGGCCCTTCTTCTGAGGTGATTCCGACCCGCCTTCCCCTTCATATTAAGGTAGGACCCAATCTTTTGGGTCGGGTTTTGGATGGCATGGGGAATCCTCTTGATGAAGATACGAAGGGACCTCTTGTTGTAGAGGAGACCTATTCGGTCATTAACCCTCCTCCCGACCCCTTAGAAAGAGAGATGATCTCCGAGCCGATTTCGGTCGGTATCCGCGCGATTGATGGAGTTTTGACCTGTGGAAGGGGCCAGCGGGTCGGGATTTTCGCGGCAGCGGGTGGAGGTAAGTCGACCACTTTAGGGATGATGGCCCGCTATGCTCAGGCCGACGTCAATGTCATTTCCCTCATTGGAGAGCGGGGACGGGAGGTGCGCGAGTTTATCGAGCATGACTTGGGCGAAGAGGGGCTCGCTCGCTCGGTCATTGTTGTCTCGACATCGGACCAAGCGGCGCAACTCCGCCTGAACGCTGCTTATGTGGGCACTTCCATTGCAGAATATTTCCGCGACCAGGGGAAAACTGTCATCTTAATGATGGACTCGGTGACCCGTTTTGCACGGGCGCTGAGGGAAGTGGGGCTGGCGGCTGGAGAGCCTCCGGCGCGGGCGGGTTATACCCCATCGGTTTTCGCCACCCTCCCCCGCCTCTTAGAGCGGTCGGGAAACTCCTCTAAAGGATCGATCACTGCCTTCTACACGATCCTTGTTGCCGGTGACGACATGAACGAACCGGTTGCTGACGAGGTCCGCTCGATCCTCGATGGGCATATCATCTTATCGAGTGAACTTGCCCGCCAATATCACTACCCTGCGATCGATATCTTAGCCTCGGTTAGCCGGATTATTTCTAACATCACGAGCGAAGAACACCGAAAACTTATTGGTCAAGTGCGCGAAGTGCTTGCCAACTACAAGAAAAACGAGCTTCTCATCCGGATCGGGGAATATAAACCGGGATCGGATAAAGATGCCGACTTTGCGATCAAGTACATCGATAAAGTGAACCGTTTTCTTAAACAGAAGGTGGATGAAGAATGCACCTTTGAGGAAACGCTTGAGCAAC